A segment of the bacterium genome:
AGGATGGCGCTTAAGGCCTGAGTCCGGTTACTGGAGCGGGAATATCTTTACGTAAGTTTTTTGTTTGAGTTCTTCAATGAGCCGGTCGTAGTGTTTTTGCAGTTCCTGTTCATACAGGTATTGGTAGATCCGTTCCCGCAGTTCGTCGAATTCAAGATGCTTCTCCGGCGTCTTTTCCCGGGCATAAAGCAGGTGATAACCGTAGGGCGTTAGGATCGGTTCGCTGACCTGACCCTGGGCCAGGTCTTTTACCACTTCGTCGAACGGCGGGGTCAGCTGGTTCACATAAAAATCGCCCAGGTCAACGTTAGGATCCATTGAATTGATCTTTGCCAGGCTGTCGAAATTCGCGCCTTGTTCGATCTGTTCCTTGATCCGGCGGGCCAGGTTGGCGACACGGATAGTGTCGGCTTTTGTCGTCTCGACCGTGAGCAGGATCTGCCGTGCCAGGACCCAGTCTGGTCCTTTGTTCAGCACTTCCACGATATGGTACCCGAGGCGAGTGGGGAACGGCTGCGAAACGACCCCGGGTTTGAGCGAGAAAATGACCTTTTCAAATTCCTCGAGCGTTTCGCCTTTCTTGATCCTGCCAAGCATGCCGCCCTGCCGCTTGGAATTTTCATCTTCGGAAAATTCCTGGGCTATGACGCTGAAATCTCCGCCGGCCAAGATCAGTTTGTATACTTCGATAGCCCGGTCGAACTGCTTTTTCAGGGCATCCTCGCCCGGTCTGATGACAAGGAGGATATGGGCGAGCTTTATCCGGCCCGGCATGAACGCGATCGAATCTTTGTTCTGGTCGTAGAACCGGCGGACCGCGATCGGCGATATCATGATCTTGGTGCCCCATTTTTTCATGATCAGTTCCTGCATTAGCATCTTTGTCCGCTGGCTTTCCTCGGCGTTCTTTTTGATCTCCTCAAGGGTAATCCCGCGTTCTGCAAGCCACTTATAAAAATCGGCCTCCGACGGGAAATTCTGCTTGATGTTCTCGATGATCGTCTTTACGCGGCTTTGCAGCTCATCGTTGGAGATCCCGATCGATTCCACTTCCGCCTGCACGACCATGAGCCGGCTGGCGATGAGCTCGTTGAGGACATAGGTCCTGATCTCCTCATCGGTCCCGAACATGGTCTTTGCGGCCGGATCGCTGGCGATGTACGCCGAGTTGGCGGCGACCTCGCTTTCCAGAATGACATCATCACCGACAATGGCGGCGACCTGGTCGGCGAGCGCGCCAAAAACAATAGACAGGAGTGCGATCAGCATCGGCATCGCTGGATCCCCCGGTGTTGTATCCTTATTTCTTGAGCGGCGCCAGGTCGACCGTGATCTTGTATTTTGTCTTAAGACTGTCTACATAGGAGCGCAGGAATTCCTGGTATTTCTGCGACATCAGGTAATTGTAGATCTGGGAACTGTACGTGTTGAAATCGACCTTGGAAAACATTTTTTTCCTGTCGACCATCTTCACGATAAGAAAGGTTCCCTGGACATAAGGGATGATGCCGGACAATTCGCCGGGCTGCATCTTGAAGATCTGCTCCTCGACGGCAAAATCACCAAGACTGCCGCGCGGGATGTAATCGGTGACCACTCTCGGGTCGGCAGGGTTCTCAAGCCTGGTCAGGGAGCGTTCCCTGGCGATCTTGAAGAAATCCGCACCTGATTTGATCTCCGCCAAAGTCCGCGCTGCAAGCTCATAGTTCTGAAGGACGATCTGACCGAGCTTGACCGCGTACAGGAATTCGTCATTATGCAGGTCGAAGTAGTTCCTGACGTCCTGTTCGCCCACGGCCGAGCCGCCGAACTCCCGGCGGACGATCTCCATTGCCAGCAGGTTCTTGCGATACTGGCTAATGACCAGTTTCACCGAATCTTCCTTATCAATGCCTTTTTTCAGGGCCTCGAGATACAGTATTTCCTGTTCTGCCCAGTTGTCAAGAAAGGCCTTGATATTGTCGTCCGAAAGCTTGCTGAGCTCTGATTCGGGAACGTATTTTCTAAGTTCATCAACGGTCAGGACCGAACCGTTGATCCGGACCAGTATGTCGGTGCTCTTTTTTGTGCATGTCGTGATGACCGCGCAGAGCATCAGGCAGGCAATGAGCCCGGTACGCACAAAAGATCTCGGTGTCATTTTTCCTCCTTCTTTGACATCAATTCGCTGACCGCTTTTTCGTTCAACTGGGGATTGTACTTCGCCCGCAGTTCGGTAAAGAGCGTCTCGCGCAGGGATGCGATCGTATTTTCACGGATCTTTGACGAGACTTGAGTGTATACGTCCTGGAGTTTTTTATCCTTGTAGGTTTCCGGATGATCTTTGAAGTATTTAGTGACCATCGCGGAATCGATAACGATCTTTTCAAGAACATTGTCAGAATAGAACTTCTGGTAAAGCAGCGTGTTCAGGGCGCTGCGCAGGTCGTTCTTGATCTTGGGCAGATTTTCGGCTTTCGTTCGGACGGCTTCTTCGTAGAGCAGGTCCGGAAGAAGAGCGCGCTGGACAAGGATCTTGGGGTCGATGCTGGAACGCTGGTATTGGTAACGGACCGCGTCAATGATCGAACGGACCCTGACGATGTTCGTATCCTTGCCGGTCACTTTTTTCACGATCCAGGTATCGAGGTCCTTGTCGGTGATCAACGAATCTGGTTTTAAAAGACTCGCGAACCCTTCATCATTATATTCCACGTGGGCCTTGTCGATGAGCGCCGTCGTAAATTTCTCGCCCAGTTCCAGGGCTTTTTCGCGCAAAAGTGAGCTCTTGATGCTTTCTTTGACGTCATCGAATTTCGGGGTATCAGCCTTCTTGTGTTCGATAACCTTCAGGATATAGAAGTACTCGCCGAAGAGGATGGGTTCGGTCGTAGTACCGAGCTTTGCTTTCTTCACCGCTTCGAATATCTCGGGCGGCAGCGACAGCGCGGAAAAAGAGCCGATGTCGCCGTTCGCCGTTAAAGTGTCCAGCGAATATTTCAGGAGCGAATCGAATTCGATCCCGCGCTTGAGTTCCTTCCCCAGGAACGTTGCCAGCGATTCACTGGGCAGCACTATCTGCGCAAGGTGGTACTGGTCCATGTACTGGTTATACAATTTCTTCGCGTCGTAATCCGAGATCTTGATCTTGTCGATGACCTGTGCCTCGTAAAAACCGCGGGTGATGATATCTTTGCGGTTCGTTTCATAAGCCGCGGTCACAACCGGGTCTTTTTCATACCCCTGTTCCCGCGCCGCGTAGATCACAAGCATCTGATTGACGAATTCATTGATCTTTTCGGTCCTTTTTATCGAATCGTCGGTAGGAGCGAACTGGATACGGCTGTTAAAATCATCGACCGTGTATTGCTCTTTATTGATCGTAAGCAGGACCTTATTGTCGACACAACTGGCAAAAATCGATAATGCCAAACACAGTGCGAAAACGTATTTTAAGTATTTCATGATGTAAGCCTCCTTGACCGAAATTATACACAATCTCGGCATAAAGTCAACCCCGTCTTCCAATTCCCCTCCCCCTTGATGGCAGCATTAAAGATTAAACCCTCACCTTATTCCTCTCCCTTAAAAATGGAGAGGGTAGGGGTGAGGGATAACTGGTGTCCCTGTGGGAGGGAGGATAAAGGTGGGGGTGATTTGTAAATACTCGACTTTCACAAGTCTATAAATTCGAATTTTTGCACTAGTTAAGGTGGTTCTCGACGCTCTCGACTACGCTCTAGACAGGTCCGCTCGAACGGTAAACCACTGATGAACGGCTGAGATTGCTTCGCACGAAGATCACTCGCAATGACACCCCCCACCCTAACCCTCCCCCTCAAGGGGGGAGGATAAAGGTGGGGGTGAAAGGCCCATAAGATTGCTTCGTCTCCCTCGATAAACTCGGGATTCCTCGCAATGACGGAAAAAAGTCTGGATTCCCGTTTGCACGGGAATGACATAGGGCTGAGCTCTTGACAATGGAAGCGTTGATATTATAATGTAAGCAGAGGGTAAAGATGGTTAACCTGCTCATGCTTGTCATATTCGCCGGGACCACCGGTAAGATCCAGGGCGTGGTCAATGACGCGGATTCCGGCGAACCCATTCCCGAAGCGAACATTGTCATCACGGGCACGGGTATCGGCGCGGCCGCGGATGATAAAGGCTATTTCGCCATTTTAAACCTTGTGCCCGGCTCCTACGATGTGGAAGTATCCTGCATCGGATACGAAACCAAGCATATAAAAAAGGTCATGGTTCAGGTCGATAAAACTTCCAGGCTGTCGGTCAGCTTACAGCCGGCGCTGATCGAGATGCCGCCGGTGAGCGTTATTTATAAGCAAAAAGACATTGAAAAGGACTGGACCGGCACGACCTATATTATCAGAAACGAGGAGATTCGCACCCTGCCCATCGATTACACGACCGGCCTGATCCAGTTCCAGCCGTCGGTCGCCCTCATGGATACGTCATTGCACGTGCGGGGCGGCAGGCCGACCGAAGTCGCGTACCTTATCGACAATGTCTCGATCATTGATCCGCTCACCGGCGAACCGGCGATCAACCTTTCAAAGAGCGTCGTCGAGGAGATAATTTTTTTACCGGGCGGCTTTGACGCCGAGTACGGTCGTGCCATGTCCGGCGTCGTCAATGTGATCACGCAGAACCCGATCGGTAGATTAAAAGCGGAAGCATCGGGCAAGAGCGAGCGGGTCATGCCGCTATATTATGATTTCGGCTATGAGAACGCGCAGGCAATCATGCATCTACCATCATTCTTGCGATCGAAAGCGCTGATTTCACTGGACATGATGCACACGGATGACTGGCAGCCCAGGCTGGTATTATTACCGCACAAACAGCGGGATGATTACGCTTTGTATGGCAAGTGGGTAATGGCACCTTCGGGCAAACTTAGGGTGAGTTTGAGCGGAGCACAATCCCATTCCCAGTTTGATTTGTATAACGGGTATCACTGGCGTATGCATCTTGAGCGTTTCCGCTCAGATCTGAAAAAAGGGAATTTGCAGGCTTTTAATTTGAATTATCTGCCGGATTCGCGCAAACTCTTCAACCTGACCTTGAGCCGGCTGTACTCCAGATATGTTTACGGTGTCAGGTTATACAAAGATTACGGTTTGTTCGAAGATTTTGAGTTTAAGGATTACCGCGACCTGGAGTTTTTCATCGGAGCCGGCAGCATAAATAACCCCTTCGGAGTGCGTCGGGCATATGTACCTTATGACGCTGATTATTATGAGTACCGCGACCGGTCATCGCAGGTCTTTAAAGCCAATGCCAGCACAGTGCTGGATATCCACGAGTATCATGAGATCAAAGGAGGCTTGGAATATACCTGCAATATCTTCGATAATTTCACTTATTGGGTCAGCAATGATACGCTTGATCCGATCGTTGATGTATGGAATTACAAACCCGAAGAAGTTTCGGTTTATCTTCAAGATAACATTGACTATAAAGGATTGTATGCGAAGATCGGGTGCCGATATGATTATTTTTCCAGCAAGATCCCAGGTGTGAATCCAAAATCCAATATTTCACCGAGGCTGGGATTCTCTTTTTTAGTTACCGAAAAATTCTTGTTCCGGGCAAATGTCGGCAGGTATACCCAGCCGCCATTGTATGACTGCATGTATAGGTATTATTTGCAGCTGCCATATCCTGATTGGGTGTGGTATTACATGAAAATCATCGGTAATCCCAATCTGGAGCCGGAAAAAACAACAAGTTATGAAGTCGGATGTCAGGGCGCG
Coding sequences within it:
- a CDS encoding peptidylprolyl isomerase, which gives rise to MPMLIALLSIVFGALADQVAAIVGDDVILESEVAANSAYIASDPAAKTMFGTDEEIRTYVLNELIASRLMVVQAEVESIGISNDELQSRVKTIIENIKQNFPSEADFYKWLAERGITLEEIKKNAEESQRTKMLMQELIMKKWGTKIMISPIAVRRFYDQNKDSIAFMPGRIKLAHILLVIRPGEDALKKQFDRAIEVYKLILAGGDFSVIAQEFSEDENSKRQGGMLGRIKKGETLEEFEKVIFSLKPGVVSQPFPTRLGYHIVEVLNKGPDWVLARQILLTVETTKADTIRVANLARRIKEQIEQGANFDSLAKINSMDPNVDLGDFYVNQLTPPFDEVVKDLAQGQVSEPILTPYGYHLLYAREKTPEKHLEFDELRERIYQYLYEQELQKHYDRLIEELKQKTYVKIFPLQ
- a CDS encoding peptidyl-prolyl cis-trans isomerase, coding for MTPRSFVRTGLIACLMLCAVITTCTKKSTDILVRINGSVLTVDELRKYVPESELSKLSDDNIKAFLDNWAEQEILYLEALKKGIDKEDSVKLVISQYRKNLLAMEIVRREFGGSAVGEQDVRNYFDLHNDEFLYAVKLGQIVLQNYELAARTLAEIKSGADFFKIARERSLTRLENPADPRVVTDYIPRGSLGDFAVEEQIFKMQPGELSGIIPYVQGTFLIVKMVDRKKMFSKVDFNTYSSQIYNYLMSQKYQEFLRSYVDSLKTKYKITVDLAPLKK
- a CDS encoding TonB-dependent receptor; the protein is MVNLLMLVIFAGTTGKIQGVVNDADSGEPIPEANIVITGTGIGAAADDKGYFAILNLVPGSYDVEVSCIGYETKHIKKVMVQVDKTSRLSVSLQPALIEMPPVSVIYKQKDIEKDWTGTTYIIRNEEIRTLPIDYTTGLIQFQPSVALMDTSLHVRGGRPTEVAYLIDNVSIIDPLTGEPAINLSKSVVEEIIFLPGGFDAEYGRAMSGVVNVITQNPIGRLKAEASGKSERVMPLYYDFGYENAQAIMHLPSFLRSKALISLDMMHTDDWQPRLVLLPHKQRDDYALYGKWVMAPSGKLRVSLSGAQSHSQFDLYNGYHWRMHLERFRSDLKKGNLQAFNLNYLPDSRKLFNLTLSRLYSRYVYGVRLYKDYGLFEDFEFKDYRDLEFFIGAGSINNPFGVRRAYVPYDADYYEYRDRSSQVFKANASTVLDIHEYHEIKGGLEYTCNIFDNFTYWVSNDTLDPIVDVWNYKPEEVSVYLQDNIDYKGLYAKIGCRYDYFSSKIPGVNPKSNISPRLGFSFLVTEKFLFRANVGRYTQPPLYDCMYRYYLQLPYPDWVWYYMKIIGNPNLEPEKTTSYEVGCQGAIRKNMNITCNAFYKDITGLTGTRAIENEAHIYWSYFNVEYGSAKGIETILDYSNSVFTGKISYTLSWAKGTSSYAAEVHDDYWRDTTYIPSADEYDLDFDQRHRFLAQGTFSLPMAVKLHLFGYVGFGFPYAEPNAENKVSNAPRSELQKQIDCVVTAPIRIGRFTVNALAEVINILDIRYQKTPYSSIYMYSPPRAEELDDYMTMDAPYYHPAVDFNHDGVITPREEYTAHQDMWRFYNQQAWINVNSAPRRARVGITLNF
- a CDS encoding peptidyl-prolyl cis-trans isomerase, which translates into the protein MKYLKYVFALCLALSIFASCVDNKVLLTINKEQYTVDDFNSRIQFAPTDDSIKRTEKINEFVNQMLVIYAAREQGYEKDPVVTAAYETNRKDIITRGFYEAQVIDKIKISDYDAKKLYNQYMDQYHLAQIVLPSESLATFLGKELKRGIEFDSLLKYSLDTLTANGDIGSFSALSLPPEIFEAVKKAKLGTTTEPILFGEYFYILKVIEHKKADTPKFDDVKESIKSSLLREKALELGEKFTTALIDKAHVEYNDEGFASLLKPDSLITDKDLDTWIVKKVTGKDTNIVRVRSIIDAVRYQYQRSSIDPKILVQRALLPDLLYEEAVRTKAENLPKIKNDLRSALNTLLYQKFYSDNVLEKIVIDSAMVTKYFKDHPETYKDKKLQDVYTQVSSKIRENTIASLRETLFTELRAKYNPQLNEKAVSELMSKKEEK